Within the Desulfovibrio sp. genome, the region CCACGGCAAACTGGGTAAAGCGGTCCATGCGTCGAACCTGCTTGACAGGCATGAACTCTTCGGGCGCAAAATTTTTCACCTCGCCCGCGATCCGTGAATCATAGGCCGAGGCGTCAAAAAGCGTGATGGGCGCAATGCCCGACTCGCCTGCGAGCAGTTTTTTCCATGTGCTCTCAATATCGTTGGCGAGGGGCGTAACGCCGCCAACACCAGTGATTACTACGCGGGGACGGGTCATGCATGCTCCTTTGATGCGGGAGGGGGTTTGCAGGCCCCCTCACACGCAGCAGATCTGGCGATCAAACTCTGGCTATTTCTTTTCTTCAATATAGGAAATGGCGTCCTGAACCTTCAGAAGTTTCTGAGCATCGTCGTCAGCGATTTCGACTTCAAACTCTTCTTCCATGGCCATGATCAGCTCGGTCAGGTCCAGGGAGTCAGCGCCCAGATCTTCCACAAAGCTGGCTTCGGGCTTCACTTCATCAGCGCTCACGCCAAGTTGGTCAACAATAATTTTTTTAACTTTTTCAGCGACATCAGACATGGTATCCTCCAGGTAATTTAATGATCACTTCCAAACCCGGCCTCAGGGGTGCGCCGGGAGAGTCTCCGGACTTTCCGCCTAGCAGTGCATGCCCCCATTCACCCCGAGCACCTGCCCGGTGATATAGGCAGCTTTGTCCGACGCGAGAAAGGCGACGGTTTCGGCCACATCCTGAGCAGTGCCCATGCGCTTGAGAGGAATGGATTCTTCATAGCTTTTGCGCACTTCGTCGCTGAGGGCGGCGGTCATGTCCGTTTCGATGAACCCGGGGGCCACGGCGTTAACCGTGATCTGCCGGGAAGCCAGTTCTTTGGCGCAGGACTTGGTAAGGCCCAACAGGGCGGCCTTGGCCGAGGCGTAGTTGGCCTGGCCAGCGTTGCCCATCTGGCCCACCACCGAAGAAATATTTACAATGCGGCCCTTGCGCGCCTTGCTCATGATTTTGGCGGCTTCGCGGGTGCAGATGAAAGCGCCGCGCAGATTGACGTTGATGACCTGATCAAAGTCTTCGTCCTTCATGCGCACAAGAAAGCCATCCTTGGTGATGCCCGCATTGTTGACCAATACGGCAAGATTGACTTTATCTTTGATTTCATTGGCAAAAAAATCAGAAACAGCGGCGCTGTCGCTGACATTCAGGGCAAAAGCCCTGGCATGACCGCCCTGTGCCCTGATTTCGGCTGCCACCTGTTCCGCTTCAGCGGGGCGGCTCACATAGGTAAGAAAAACCTGAAAACCGTCGCGGGCAAGGGTTTGGGCAATGGCCCGCCCGATGCCGCGCGAGCCGCCCGTAACAATGGCGGTGGGCGTAGCGGTGGGTGCGGAATGCTCTGTACTCATGCTCGTTCTGCCTTTGCTTGAGTGTGCTGTTTATAGCGTGACCATGCGCTCATTTCAATGCCGCCGACAAGAAAAAAATTGCGCGGCGGCCTGCGCTCTGGCCTGCACAACATCGTTTGATGGAGTGTGACTCTATCCCGCGACGTCTGTGTAAAATCCGCGCGGCAAAGTGGTTACAGGTTGGCGGCCTGAGCGCGGATAGCCCTGAAAATATTAAAACCGCAGCAGGGCCGCGCCCCAGGTCAAACCCGCGCCAAAGGCGGTGACGAGCATACGGTCGCCGGCCTTGATGCGCCCGGCGGCGCGGGCTTCCGTAATAGCCAGGGGGATGGAGGCCGAGGACGTATTGCCATACTTGTCAACATTGACAAAGACGCGGTCGCCGGTCATGTCCAGGCGGCTGCCCACAGCCTCAATGATGCGCATATTGGCCTGATGGGGCACAAGCAGGTTCACGTCTTTGGCGGTAAGGCCGTTGCGTGTCAGCACATCTTCACAAATGTGCACCATGTTGCGCACGGCATGCTTGTAGGTCTCGCGGCCTTGCATGGTGATGAAAAAGTCGTCGCCGACGGGATCGCCCTTGGCGTAGCGGCTGCTGGTTCCGCCGCCCACCACAATAAGATCGCGCTGCGTGCCGTCGCTCTGGCAGATGACGTCTTCAAGCCCGGCCACAACATTGCCCGGTGAACCGGCGACAATGCAGGCCGTGGCCGCATCGCCGAAAAGCACGCAGGTGCTTCTGTCGGCCCAGTTTACGCGGCGGGTCAGGGCCTCGGTGCAGACAAAAAGAATTTTGGCATCTGGCTGCTGGGCCAGAAGGGCGCGGCAGATAGAAAGGCCGTAGATAAAGCCGGAGCAGGCTGCGCCAAAATCAAAGGCCATGACCGGCCCTGTGCCAAGCTGCCCCGCCATGATGCAGGCCAGGGAAGGCGAAAGCACGTCAGGCGTGCAGGTGGCCGCGATAACGTGGGTGAGTTCAGAGGCTTCCATACCTGCGTCGGCCAGGGCCTTGCGGGCGGCCTTGAGGCCCAGGTCGGAAGCGTTCTCGTCATCGGCCAGCCTGTGTCGCTGCTTTATGCCAGTACGGGTAACAATCCATTCTTCGTTGGTGTCAACCACCTTGGCGAGGTCTTCGTTGGTCAGGACCGCGTCCGGCACATAGGCGCTCAGCGCAAGCAAATGGCAGAGAGGGTTCATTCTGTAGTACCGCCGGTTAGATGGCGCGTGAGAAGCGCGTGAGCTCCTCGTTGGCCAGGATGGTCTCGGCAAGGTGGCTGTTGGTGCCTTTGCGAACAAAAGTACCGCCCATTTTGATGGCATTTGTCATGGCAAGCGAGCTGGAACGACCATGACAGACTATGGCCAGGCCCTGAAGGCCCAACAGCGGCGCGCCGCCGTACTCGGCATAGTCAATGGTGCTGGCAAACTTTTTGAAAGCGCCCTTGGCCAGCATGCCGCCAAGAGCGGGCAGCACGCCGGTAGTAAAGACTTTCTTGAGCATGCGCACCAGCGATGACGCCAGGCCCTCGCTCATCTTGACCACGACGTTGCCCACAAAACCGTCACATACCACGACATCAAGATCGCCGGTAAAGATGTCCCGCCCTTCGGCATTCCCCACAAAGTTGAGGTTTTGGGCCATCTTTAGCAGTTCATAGGCTTCCTTGACCTGAGAGTTGCCTTTGCCTTCTTCTTCACCAATGCTCAGCAGGCTGACGCGGGGCGAAGGATAGCTCAGCAGATCCCTGGCAAAAGCGTCTCCCATAAGGCCGAACTGAAAGAGATGATAGGGGCGGCAATCCACATTGGCTCCGGCATCGAGCACAACCACGGGGTCTTTTTCCGTAGGCAGCAACGCGGCCAGAGCAGGACGCTCCACTCCGGGAAGGCGCCCCATGATGAACATGCCACAAGCCACTGTGGCGCCGGAATGTCCGGCACTGACCACAGCGTCTGCGGCGCCGTCCTTCACCAGGCGGCAGGCCACCTGGATGGAGGCGTTCTTTTTGCGGCGCAGAATGTCCGAGGGCTTTTCATTCATGTGCACCACATCATCGGCCTGAACGATATCATAATGCACGTCCTTGAGGTCAAGCTTGTTCAGCTCGGCCTCAAGCTTGGGGGTGTCGCCCACAAGCTGGATATGCAGATCATGAAGTCGGGCGGCCTCAACGGCA harbors:
- a CDS encoding beta-ketoacyl-ACP synthase III; translated protein: MNPLCHLLALSAYVPDAVLTNEDLAKVVDTNEEWIVTRTGIKQRHRLADDENASDLGLKAARKALADAGMEASELTHVIAATCTPDVLSPSLACIMAGQLGTGPVMAFDFGAACSGFIYGLSICRALLAQQPDAKILFVCTEALTRRVNWADRSTCVLFGDAATACIVAGSPGNVVAGLEDVICQSDGTQRDLIVVGGGTSSRYAKGDPVGDDFFITMQGRETYKHAVRNMVHICEDVLTRNGLTAKDVNLLVPHQANMRIIEAVGSRLDMTGDRVFVNVDKYGNTSSASIPLAITEARAAGRIKAGDRMLVTAFGAGLTWGAALLRF
- the plsX gene encoding phosphate acyltransferase PlsX — translated: MSERPIIAVDAMGGDFGPSVVVPGAVEAARLHDLHIQLVGDTPKLEAELNKLDLKDVHYDIVQADDVVHMNEKPSDILRRKKNASIQVACRLVKDGAADAVVSAGHSGATVACGMFIMGRLPGVERPALAALLPTEKDPVVVLDAGANVDCRPYHLFQFGLMGDAFARDLLSYPSPRVSLLSIGEEEGKGNSQVKEAYELLKMAQNLNFVGNAEGRDIFTGDLDVVVCDGFVGNVVVKMSEGLASSLVRMLKKVFTTGVLPALGGMLAKGAFKKFASTIDYAEYGGAPLLGLQGLAIVCHGRSSSLAMTNAIKMGGTFVRKGTNSHLAETILANEELTRFSRAI
- the fabG gene encoding 3-oxoacyl-[acyl-carrier-protein] reductase, with amino-acid sequence MSTEHSAPTATPTAIVTGGSRGIGRAIAQTLARDGFQVFLTYVSRPAEAEQVAAEIRAQGGHARAFALNVSDSAAVSDFFANEIKDKVNLAVLVNNAGITKDGFLVRMKDEDFDQVINVNLRGAFICTREAAKIMSKARKGRIVNISSVVGQMGNAGQANYASAKAALLGLTKSCAKELASRQITVNAVAPGFIETDMTAALSDEVRKSYEESIPLKRMGTAQDVAETVAFLASDKAAYITGQVLGVNGGMHC
- a CDS encoding acyl carrier protein, producing the protein MSDVAEKVKKIIVDQLGVSADEVKPEASFVEDLGADSLDLTELIMAMEEEFEVEIADDDAQKLLKVQDAISYIEEKK